A window of the Streptomyces luomodiensis genome harbors these coding sequences:
- a CDS encoding TetR/AcrR family transcriptional regulator → MRTDNGPRRSAAGRPAGPQPAKRQAIVEAAVAVFLREGYTRASVDVIADEARVSKQTVYNHFGGKERLFIAAVEEERERVAAGFAAGAPDAPGPDRAQAPGAPGTPGAPGTSEPPRASAAPGTGPYDGGEAHAALTAFGRRVLAVLLDERASALRRLVISEVARHPSLRPACAEGEPRQLVAYVAEMLARRTDRGELNVPDPATAARQFVALIVQQGLHQSMYGTHPLADEAAAAICESAADLLVRAYRR, encoded by the coding sequence TTGCGGACGGACAACGGTCCCCGGCGCAGCGCCGCGGGGCGGCCCGCGGGCCCCCAGCCCGCCAAGCGGCAGGCGATAGTGGAGGCGGCCGTGGCCGTCTTCCTGCGCGAGGGATACACCCGGGCGAGCGTGGACGTCATCGCGGACGAGGCCCGGGTGTCCAAGCAGACCGTCTACAACCACTTCGGCGGCAAGGAGCGGCTGTTCATCGCCGCCGTCGAGGAGGAGCGGGAGCGGGTGGCGGCCGGTTTCGCCGCCGGTGCCCCGGACGCCCCCGGACCGGACCGCGCCCAGGCGCCCGGCGCTCCCGGTACTCCCGGTGCTCCCGGTACTTCTGAGCCGCCCCGTGCTTCCGCTGCTCCCGGCACCGGCCCGTACGACGGCGGCGAGGCCCACGCCGCGCTGACCGCCTTCGGCCGCCGGGTGCTCGCCGTGCTCCTCGACGAACGCGCCTCCGCCCTGCGCCGCCTGGTGATCTCCGAGGTCGCCCGGCACCCCTCGCTGCGCCCCGCGTGCGCGGAGGGGGAGCCCCGGCAACTGGTCGCGTACGTCGCCGAGATGCTCGCCCGGCGCACCGACCGCGGTGAGCTGAACGTGCCGGACCCGGCTACCGCCGCCCGGCAGTTCGTGGCCCTGATCGTCCAGCAGGGGCTCCACCAGTCGATGTACGGCACCCACCCGCTCGCCGACGAGGCGGCCGCGGCCATCTGCGAGAGCGCCGCCGATCTGCTCGTCCGCGCCTACCGCCGATGA
- a CDS encoding sensor histidine kinase, producing MPRVRAPWARGAPKDCRPPGEPGGRRAWSRATWARIWEALRPFDPYRSVKAALGALVVGSVIITTLLVFAAMHSDTELRVITIFSIIASLLITQFVANGLTAPLGEMTDVTRSMANGDYTRRVRAAQRRDEFGELASAFNRMAADLEAVDTHRKELVANVSHELRTPIAALRAVLENVVDGVSEADPETMRVALRQTQRLGRLVEQLLDLSRLDNGVVPLYARRFEVWPYLAQILKEASMAKGAESHSGAHTRKDVHLNLDVSPPELTAHADAERLHQVMANLIDNAVKHSPAHGRVTVRARRGEGPGSLELEVLDEGPGIPEAERHRVFERFNRGGLSPDGSADAGRRRPGPGSDGGTGLGLAIARWAVDLHGGRIRVAESPRGCRIKVSLPGPAQEPKPATP from the coding sequence ATGCCCAGGGTCAGGGCCCCCTGGGCGCGCGGGGCCCCCAAGGACTGCCGGCCGCCCGGGGAGCCCGGGGGCCGGCGGGCGTGGTCCCGCGCCACCTGGGCCCGGATCTGGGAGGCGCTGCGGCCCTTCGATCCGTACCGCTCGGTCAAGGCGGCGCTGGGGGCGCTGGTCGTCGGCTCGGTGATCATCACCACGCTGCTGGTCTTCGCGGCGATGCACTCCGACACCGAGCTGCGCGTCATCACCATCTTCTCGATCATCGCCTCGTTGCTGATCACCCAGTTCGTGGCGAACGGGCTGACCGCCCCGCTGGGCGAGATGACCGACGTCACCCGGTCGATGGCGAACGGCGACTACACCCGGCGGGTGCGGGCGGCGCAGCGGCGCGACGAGTTCGGCGAGCTGGCGTCCGCGTTCAACCGGATGGCGGCCGACCTGGAGGCGGTGGACACCCACCGGAAGGAGCTGGTCGCCAACGTCTCGCATGAGCTGCGCACCCCGATCGCGGCGCTGCGGGCCGTGCTGGAGAACGTGGTGGACGGGGTCTCGGAGGCCGATCCGGAGACGATGCGGGTCGCGCTGCGGCAGACCCAGCGCCTGGGCCGCCTGGTGGAGCAGCTGCTCGACCTCTCCCGCCTCGACAACGGGGTGGTGCCGCTGTACGCGCGGCGGTTCGAGGTCTGGCCGTATCTGGCCCAGATCCTCAAGGAAGCGAGCATGGCCAAGGGCGCGGAGTCCCATTCGGGCGCGCACACCCGTAAGGACGTCCATCTCAACCTGGACGTCTCCCCGCCCGAGCTGACCGCCCACGCCGACGCCGAGCGGCTGCACCAGGTAATGGCGAACCTCATCGACAACGCGGTGAAGCACAGCCCGGCGCACGGCCGGGTGACCGTGCGTGCCCGGCGCGGTGAGGGCCCGGGGAGCCTGGAGCTGGAGGTGCTGGACGAGGGCCCCGGCATCCCGGAGGCGGAGCGGCACCGCGTCTTCGAGCGGTTCAACCGGGGCGGGCTGTCCCCCGACGGCTCGGCGGACGCGGGCCGCCGCCGGCCGGGGCCGGGCAGCGACGGGGGCACCGGTCTGGGGCTGGCGATCGCGCGCTGGGCGGTGGACCTGCACGGCGGGCGGATAAGGGTGGCGGAGTCCCCGCGCGGCTGCCGGATCAAGGTCAGCCTCCCGGGACCCGCACAGGAACCCAAACCGGCCACGCCGTGA
- a CDS encoding response regulator transcription factor produces MEQTHNGHNGAATTTPGAQRRVLVVEDDPTIVDAIAARLRAEGFQVQTAGDGPAAVDTAEAWQPDLLVLDVMLPGFDGLEVCRRVQARRPVPVLMLTARDDETDMLVGLGVGADDYMTKPFSMRELAARVHVLLRRVERAALAAHTPRSGILRLGELEIDHAQRRVRVRGSDVHLTPTEFDLLVCLANTPRAVLSREQLLAEVWDWADASGTRTVDSHIKALRRKIGAERIRTVHGVGYALETPAA; encoded by the coding sequence ACAGCGCCGGGTCCTGGTGGTCGAGGACGACCCGACCATAGTGGACGCCATCGCGGCCCGCCTGCGCGCCGAGGGGTTCCAGGTCCAGACGGCGGGCGACGGTCCGGCGGCGGTCGACACGGCCGAGGCGTGGCAGCCCGATCTGCTGGTCCTGGACGTGATGCTGCCGGGCTTCGACGGCCTGGAGGTCTGCCGCCGGGTGCAGGCCCGCCGGCCGGTGCCGGTGCTGATGCTGACCGCGCGCGACGACGAGACCGACATGCTGGTGGGGCTCGGCGTCGGCGCCGACGACTACATGACCAAGCCGTTCTCCATGCGCGAACTCGCCGCGCGGGTGCATGTGCTGCTCCGGCGGGTGGAGCGGGCGGCGCTGGCCGCGCACACCCCGCGCAGCGGCATCCTGCGCCTGGGCGAGCTGGAGATCGACCACGCCCAGCGCCGGGTCCGGGTGCGCGGCTCGGATGTGCACCTCACCCCGACCGAGTTCGATCTGCTGGTCTGCCTGGCGAACACCCCGCGCGCGGTGCTCTCCCGTGAGCAGCTGCTGGCCGAGGTGTGGGACTGGGCGGACGCCTCGGGCACCCGCACCGTGGACAGCCACATCAAGGCGCTGCGCCGGAAGATCGGCGCGGAGCGGATCCGTACGGTGCACGGCGTCGGCTACGCCTTGGAGACCCCGGCGGCATGA
- a CDS encoding nuclear transport factor 2 family protein, whose protein sequence is MASPNIEAIRASYAGFRDRDIEGILSGLHPDVEWVHPQGMDRYGLGGTKRGHAGVKEFLAHVPTVLGGMRLTPREFIEQGDRVVVFGTREVTSLRGTTVTLDFVHSWTMRDGKAARMEDIFDTVAFHELIES, encoded by the coding sequence ATGGCATCACCGAACATCGAGGCCATCCGCGCCTCCTACGCCGGTTTCCGCGACCGCGACATCGAGGGCATCCTGTCGGGCCTGCACCCCGATGTGGAGTGGGTCCATCCGCAGGGGATGGACAGGTACGGGCTCGGTGGCACCAAGCGGGGCCATGCGGGGGTCAAGGAGTTCCTCGCCCATGTGCCGACCGTGCTGGGCGGGATGAGACTCACGCCGAGGGAGTTCATCGAACAGGGCGACCGGGTCGTGGTGTTCGGCACCCGTGAGGTGACCTCGTTGCGTGGTACGACCGTGACCCTGGACTTCGTCCACTCGTGGACGATGCGGGACGGCAAGGCGGCGCGGATGGAGGACATCTTCGACACCGTGGCGTTCCATGAGCTGATCGAGAGCTGA
- a CDS encoding NAD-dependent epimerase/dehydratase family protein, which yields MEGKKILITGGTGQVARPVAEALAERNEVWCLGRFGTPGVEKELNDHGITTHHWDMDDLGTAAYEGLPDDFTHVLHSAVRRGEDGDVTAAVEVNSVACGRLMSHCRKAEAFLFVSTGALYKRQTLDHPYTEDDPVDGVADWLPAYPVGKIAAEGAVRAFAQVLNLPTTIARLNIAYGPGGYGGVPMLYFKRMLAGEPIPVPKAGQNWCSLLHTDDLVAHVPHLWQAARTPATLVNWGGDEAVGMTDCVRHMEALTGVRARLVPSEVTRETYRFDPTRRREITGPCRVPWREGVRRTLQAHHPTRLLPEHHAPEHLLPEQLPSEHHLSEPPRGAV from the coding sequence GTGGAAGGCAAGAAGATCCTGATCACCGGGGGCACCGGGCAGGTCGCCCGGCCGGTGGCCGAGGCACTGGCCGAGCGCAATGAGGTGTGGTGCCTGGGCCGGTTCGGCACCCCGGGTGTCGAGAAGGAACTGAACGACCACGGGATCACCACGCACCACTGGGACATGGACGACCTGGGCACGGCGGCGTACGAGGGGCTGCCGGACGACTTCACCCACGTCCTCCACTCGGCGGTGCGGCGCGGTGAGGACGGCGATGTCACCGCGGCCGTCGAGGTCAACTCGGTGGCCTGTGGGCGGCTGATGAGCCACTGCCGGAAGGCGGAGGCGTTCCTCTTCGTCTCCACCGGAGCGCTCTACAAGCGGCAGACCCTCGACCATCCGTACACCGAGGACGACCCCGTCGACGGGGTGGCCGACTGGCTGCCCGCCTACCCGGTGGGCAAGATCGCCGCAGAGGGCGCGGTACGGGCGTTCGCCCAGGTGCTGAACCTGCCGACGACCATCGCCCGGCTCAATATCGCCTACGGCCCCGGCGGCTACGGCGGGGTGCCGATGCTCTACTTCAAGCGGATGCTCGCGGGTGAGCCGATCCCGGTGCCCAAGGCGGGCCAGAACTGGTGCTCACTCCTCCACACCGACGATCTCGTCGCCCACGTCCCCCACCTGTGGCAGGCCGCCCGGACCCCGGCCACGCTGGTCAACTGGGGCGGGGACGAGGCGGTCGGGATGACCGACTGCGTACGCCATATGGAGGCGCTCACCGGGGTGCGGGCCCGGCTCGTGCCGAGCGAGGTCACCCGCGAGACGTATCGGTTCGACCCCACCCGGCGGCGGGAGATCACCGGCCCCTGCCGGGTGCCGTGGCGCGAGGGCGTGCGCCGCACGCTCCAGGCGCACCACCCCACGCGCCTCCTGCCCGAGCACCACGCGCCCGAGCACCTCCTGCCCGAGCAGCTTCCGTCCGAACACCATCTGTCCGAGCCGCCGCGCGGCGCCGTCTGA
- a CDS encoding malonic semialdehyde reductase, which produces MSAPENSAALSPLTLAPEAQRQLFLDARTANTFTDEPVTEEQVRAIHELVKYAPTSMNQQPLRVVLVRSQEARARLVAHMTGRNQEKTAKAPLVAVLAADLDFHEELPRLVPFLENPQAIFADPGVREASAHFNTALQVGYFILGVRAAGLAAGPMVGFDHAAVSKEFFGDGRHAAVCVVNIGKPGPDAWLGRLPRLEYEEVFRTV; this is translated from the coding sequence ATGAGCGCACCGGAGAACAGCGCGGCACTGAGCCCCCTCACCCTGGCGCCGGAGGCACAGCGGCAACTGTTCCTGGACGCCCGCACGGCCAACACCTTCACCGACGAGCCGGTGACGGAGGAGCAGGTGCGCGCGATCCACGAGCTGGTCAAGTACGCCCCCACCTCGATGAACCAGCAGCCGCTGCGGGTGGTCCTGGTGCGCTCGCAGGAGGCGCGCGCCCGACTGGTGGCGCATATGACGGGGCGGAACCAGGAGAAGACGGCGAAGGCGCCGCTGGTGGCGGTGCTCGCCGCGGACCTGGACTTCCATGAGGAGCTGCCGCGGCTGGTGCCGTTCCTGGAGAACCCGCAGGCGATCTTCGCCGACCCCGGCGTCCGGGAGGCGTCGGCGCACTTCAACACCGCCCTCCAGGTGGGCTACTTCATCCTGGGCGTACGCGCCGCCGGGCTCGCCGCCGGGCCGATGGTCGGCTTCGACCACGCGGCCGTCTCCAAGGAGTTCTTCGGCGACGGGCGGCACGCGGCGGTCTGTGTGGTCAACATCGGCAAACCGGGTCCGGACGCCTGGCTGGGCCGGCTGCCGCGCCTGGAGTACGAGGAGGTCTTCCGTACGGTCTGA
- a CDS encoding DUF6104 family protein, with product MYFTDRGIEELEQRRGDEEFTFEWLAEQLRTFVDLNPDFEVPVERLATWLARLDEEDDDV from the coding sequence TTGTACTTCACCGATCGCGGTATCGAGGAGCTGGAGCAGCGACGCGGCGACGAGGAGTTCACCTTCGAGTGGCTCGCCGAGCAGCTGCGCACGTTCGTCGACCTCAACCCGGACTTCGAGGTCCCGGTGGAGCGGCTGGCGACCTGGCTGGCCCGGCTCGACGAGGAGGACGACGACGTCTGA
- a CDS encoding AfsR/SARP family transcriptional regulator yields MRGSVLGPLTLGLGARSGVPSAMKPRKVLSLLLLHAGRMVPVRSLMAELWGDQPPRTGPTTLQTYILHLRKLLAEVLGMPSAAVARDVLQTRPGGYAMVVGPGRLDVHEYRDLVAEGEGALGAGDERTADTAFRRALALWQGPALVDVTPHGRPLQAEVARLEQSRLTVTERGIETRLRLGGHLEVLSDLASLVVEHRFHEGLYGQYMLALHRSGQRTRALTVYQRLRTAMTQELGLEPSSKLQRLQQAVLVSDPRLDHEAGAPGRGPVVA; encoded by the coding sequence CTGCGCGGGAGCGTGCTCGGACCGCTGACGCTCGGCCTCGGCGCCCGGTCCGGGGTGCCCAGCGCGATGAAGCCGCGCAAGGTGCTGTCCCTGCTGCTGCTCCACGCCGGCCGGATGGTGCCGGTGCGGTCGCTGATGGCCGAGCTGTGGGGCGATCAGCCGCCGCGTACCGGACCGACCACCCTCCAGACGTACATCCTCCATCTGCGCAAGCTGCTCGCCGAGGTGCTGGGGATGCCGTCGGCCGCCGTCGCCCGGGACGTGCTGCAGACCCGGCCCGGGGGGTACGCCATGGTGGTGGGGCCGGGCCGGCTCGACGTCCATGAGTACCGCGATCTCGTGGCCGAGGGCGAAGGCGCGCTGGGAGCCGGCGACGAGCGGACGGCGGACACCGCCTTCCGGCGGGCGCTGGCCCTCTGGCAGGGCCCGGCCCTGGTCGACGTCACCCCGCACGGCCGGCCGCTCCAGGCGGAGGTCGCCCGGCTGGAGCAGTCCCGGCTGACGGTCACCGAGCGCGGTATCGAGACCCGGCTGCGGCTCGGCGGCCATCTGGAGGTGCTCAGCGATCTCGCCTCGCTGGTCGTGGAACACCGCTTCCACGAGGGGCTGTACGGGCAGTACATGCTCGCCCTCCACCGCTCCGGCCAGCGCACCCGCGCCCTGACCGTCTACCAGCGGCTGCGGACGGCGATGACGCAGGAACTGGGGCTGGAACCCTCGTCGAAGCTGCAACGGCTGCAACAGGCGGTGCTGGTGTCCGACCCCCGGCTGGACCACGAGGCCGGGGCGCCGGGGCGCGGTCCGGTGGTGGCGTGA
- a CDS encoding multifunctional oxoglutarate decarboxylase/oxoglutarate dehydrogenase thiamine pyrophosphate-binding subunit/dihydrolipoyllysine-residue succinyltransferase subunit → MSPQSPNTSSVSTDEQDGQGSNPAAAFGPNEWLVDEIYQQYLQDPNSVDRAWWDFFADYKPGQDTGSGVAAPPQAVAPGAAPAAPAKPAAAKPAEAKPAAPAPAPAAAQPAAAPAAPAAKAAPAAPAKPAPAKPTPAEPTVSAKKAEPAAPSAGPELVTLRGPSAAVAKNMNASLELPTATSVRAVPVKLLFDQRIVINNHLKRARGGKVSFTHLIGYAMVQALKAMPSMNYSFTEKDGKPTLVKPEHVNLGLAIDLVKPNGDRQLVVAAIKKAETLNFFEFWQAYEDIVRRARAGKLTMDDFTGVTASLTNPGGIGTVHSVPRLMPGQGLIVGVGAMEYPAEFQGTSQDTLNKLGISKVMTLTSTYDHRVIQGAASGEFLRIMSQLLLGENDFYDEIFKALRIPYEPVRWLKDIDVSHDDDVTKAARVFDLIHAYRVRGHVMADTDPLEYRQRKHPDLDIIEHGLTLWDLEREFAVGGFAGKTMMKLRDILGVLRDSYCRTTGIEFMHIQDPKQRKWIQDRVERGHDKPEREEQLRILRRLNAAEAFETFLQTKYVGQKRFSLEGGESVIPLLDAVLDAAAESRLDEVVIGMAHRGRLNVLANIVGKSYAQIFREFEGNLDPKSMHGSGDVKYHLGAEGTFTGLDGEQIAVSLTANPSHLEAVDPVLEGVVRAKQDIINKAGTDFTVLPVALHGDAAFAGQGVVAETLNMSQLRGYRTGGTVHIVINNQVGFTAAPAASRSSMYATDVARMIEAPIFHVNGDDPEAVVRVARLAFEFRQAFNKDVVIDLICYRRRGHNETDNPGFTQPLMYDLIDKKRSVRKLYTESLIGRGDITLEEAEQALQDFQGQLEKVFTEVRDAVSAPAPAEVPEPQPEFPVTVQTAVSQEVVKRIAESQVNVPDRITVHPRLLPQLQRRAAMIEDDTIDWGMGETLAIGSLLMEGTPVRLAGQDSRRGTFGQRHAVLVDRETGDDYTPLLYLTEDQARYNVYDSLLSEYAAMGFEYGYSLARPNALVMWEAQFGDFVNGAQTIVDEFISSAEQKWGQTSGVTLLLPHGYEGQGPDHSSARIERFLQLCAQNNMTVAMPTLPSNYFHLLRWQVHNPHHKPLVVFTPKSMLRLKAAASKTEEFLTGSFRPVIGDETADPAAVRKVVFCSGKVYYDLAAERDKRGANDTAIIRLERLYPLPGAELQAEIAKYSGVEKFVWAQEEPANQGAWPFVALNLIDHLELSVGADVPAAERLVRVSRPHSSSPAVGSNKRHQAEQQTLVNEVFEI, encoded by the coding sequence GTGTCGCCACAGTCCCCCAACACCTCGAGCGTCTCGACCGATGAACAGGACGGGCAGGGGAGTAACCCTGCCGCTGCCTTCGGCCCCAATGAGTGGCTCGTCGACGAGATCTACCAGCAGTACCTCCAGGACCCGAACTCGGTCGACCGAGCCTGGTGGGACTTCTTCGCCGACTACAAGCCGGGTCAGGACACCGGCTCCGGGGTGGCCGCGCCACCCCAGGCGGTAGCCCCGGGCGCCGCCCCCGCGGCCCCGGCGAAGCCCGCCGCGGCCAAGCCGGCCGAGGCCAAGCCCGCCGCCCCGGCCCCGGCACCCGCCGCCGCGCAGCCCGCGGCAGCGCCCGCGGCCCCCGCCGCGAAGGCCGCCCCGGCCGCTCCCGCCAAGCCCGCCCCGGCCAAGCCGACCCCGGCCGAGCCGACGGTCTCCGCCAAGAAGGCCGAGCCCGCCGCGCCCTCCGCCGGCCCGGAGCTGGTCACCCTGCGTGGCCCCTCCGCCGCCGTGGCGAAGAACATGAACGCGTCGCTGGAGCTGCCGACGGCCACCTCGGTGCGCGCCGTCCCGGTCAAGCTGCTGTTCGACCAGCGCATCGTCATCAACAACCACCTCAAGCGCGCCCGCGGCGGCAAGGTGTCCTTCACGCACCTGATCGGCTACGCCATGGTGCAGGCGCTGAAGGCGATGCCCTCGATGAACTACTCGTTCACCGAGAAGGACGGCAAGCCGACCCTGGTCAAGCCCGAGCACGTCAACCTCGGCCTCGCCATCGACCTGGTCAAGCCCAACGGCGACCGCCAGCTCGTGGTGGCGGCGATCAAGAAGGCCGAGACGCTCAACTTCTTCGAGTTCTGGCAGGCGTACGAGGACATCGTCCGCCGTGCCCGCGCCGGCAAGCTCACGATGGACGACTTCACCGGCGTCACGGCCTCCCTCACCAACCCCGGCGGCATCGGCACCGTCCACTCGGTGCCGCGGCTGATGCCCGGCCAGGGCCTGATCGTCGGCGTCGGCGCGATGGAGTACCCGGCCGAGTTCCAGGGCACCTCCCAGGACACCCTGAACAAGCTGGGCATCTCCAAGGTCATGACGCTGACCAGCACCTATGACCACCGGGTGATCCAGGGCGCCGCCTCCGGCGAGTTCCTGCGGATCATGAGCCAGCTGCTGCTCGGCGAGAACGACTTCTACGACGAGATCTTCAAGGCGCTGCGCATCCCCTACGAGCCGGTCCGCTGGCTCAAGGACATCGACGTCAGCCACGACGACGACGTCACCAAGGCGGCGCGGGTCTTCGACCTGATCCACGCCTACCGGGTCCGCGGCCACGTCATGGCCGACACCGACCCGCTGGAATACCGCCAGCGCAAGCACCCCGACCTGGACATCATCGAGCACGGGCTCACCCTGTGGGACCTGGAGCGCGAGTTCGCGGTCGGCGGCTTCGCGGGCAAGACCATGATGAAGCTGCGCGACATCCTGGGCGTGCTGCGCGACTCGTACTGCCGCACCACCGGCATCGAGTTCATGCACATCCAGGACCCCAAGCAGCGCAAGTGGATCCAGGACCGGGTCGAGCGCGGCCACGACAAGCCGGAGCGCGAGGAGCAGCTGCGCATCCTGCGCCGGCTGAACGCGGCGGAGGCGTTCGAAACCTTCCTCCAGACCAAGTACGTCGGCCAGAAGCGGTTCTCCCTGGAGGGCGGCGAGTCCGTCATCCCGCTGCTGGACGCGGTGCTGGACGCGGCCGCCGAGTCGCGCCTGGACGAGGTCGTCATCGGCATGGCCCACCGCGGCCGGCTCAACGTCCTCGCCAACATCGTCGGCAAGTCGTACGCGCAGATCTTCCGTGAGTTCGAGGGCAACCTCGACCCGAAGTCGATGCACGGCTCCGGCGACGTCAAGTACCACCTGGGCGCCGAGGGCACCTTCACCGGTCTGGACGGCGAGCAGATCGCGGTCTCGCTGACCGCCAACCCCTCCCACCTGGAGGCGGTGGACCCGGTCCTGGAGGGCGTGGTCCGCGCCAAGCAGGACATCATCAACAAGGCCGGCACCGACTTCACCGTGCTGCCCGTCGCCCTCCACGGCGACGCGGCCTTCGCGGGCCAGGGCGTGGTCGCCGAGACGCTGAACATGTCGCAGCTGCGCGGCTACCGCACCGGCGGCACCGTGCACATCGTGATCAACAACCAGGTCGGCTTCACCGCCGCCCCGGCCGCGTCCCGCTCCTCGATGTACGCCACCGACGTGGCGCGCATGATCGAGGCGCCGATCTTCCACGTCAACGGCGACGACCCGGAGGCCGTCGTGCGCGTCGCGCGGCTCGCCTTCGAGTTCCGCCAGGCGTTCAACAAGGACGTGGTCATCGACCTGATCTGCTACCGCCGCCGCGGCCACAACGAGACCGACAACCCCGGTTTCACCCAGCCGCTGATGTACGACCTGATCGACAAGAAGCGTTCGGTGCGCAAGCTCTACACCGAGTCGCTGATCGGGCGCGGCGACATCACGCTGGAAGAGGCCGAGCAGGCGCTCCAGGACTTCCAGGGCCAGCTGGAGAAGGTCTTCACCGAGGTCCGCGACGCGGTCTCGGCCCCGGCCCCGGCCGAGGTCCCCGAGCCGCAGCCGGAGTTCCCGGTCACCGTCCAGACGGCCGTCTCCCAGGAGGTCGTCAAGCGGATCGCCGAGTCCCAGGTCAACGTCCCCGACCGGATCACCGTCCACCCGCGGCTGCTCCCGCAGCTCCAGCGGCGCGCGGCGATGATCGAGGACGACACGATCGACTGGGGCATGGGCGAGACCCTCGCCATCGGCTCGCTGCTGATGGAGGGCACCCCGGTCCGGCTCGCCGGCCAGGACTCCCGCCGCGGCACCTTCGGCCAGCGCCACGCGGTGCTGGTGGACCGCGAGACCGGCGACGACTACACCCCGCTGCTGTACCTGACCGAGGACCAGGCGCGGTACAACGTCTACGACTCGCTGCTCAGCGAGTACGCGGCGATGGGCTTCGAGTACGGCTACTCGCTGGCCCGCCCGAACGCGCTGGTCATGTGGGAGGCGCAGTTCGGTGACTTCGTCAACGGCGCGCAGACCATCGTCGACGAGTTCATCTCCTCGGCCGAGCAGAAGTGGGGCCAGACCTCCGGCGTCACCCTGCTGCTGCCGCACGGCTACGAGGGCCAGGGCCCGGACCACTCCTCGGCCCGTATCGAGCGCTTCCTCCAGCTGTGCGCGCAGAACAACATGACGGTCGCCATGCCGACGCTGCCGTCGAACTACTTCCACCTGCTGCGCTGGCAGGTCCACAACCCGCACCACAAGCCGCTGGTCGTCTTCACCCCGAAGTCGATGCTGCGCCTGAAGGCCGCGGCGTCGAAGACCGAGGAGTTCCTCACCGGCTCCTTCCGCCCGGTGATCGGCGACGAGACGGCCGACCCGGCCGCCGTGCGCAAGGTGGTCTTCTGCTCCGGCAAGGTCTACTACGACCTGGCCGCCGAGCGGGACAAGCGCGGTGCGAACGACACGGCCATCATCCGGCTGGAGCGGCTGTACCCGCTGCCCGGTGCGGAGCTCCAGGCCGAGATCGCCAAGTACTCGGGCGTCGAGAAGTTCGTGTGGGCGCAGGAGGAGCCGGCCAACCAGGGTGCCTGGCCGTTCGTCGCCCTCAACCTGATCGACCACCTGGAGCTGTCGGTCGGCGCGGACGTCCCCGCCGCCGAGCGCCTGGTCCGGGTCTCCCGTCCGCACTCGTCCTCGCCCGCGGTGGGGTCGAACAAGCGGCACCAGGCGGAGCAGCAGACGCTGGTGAACGAGGTCTTCGAGATCTGA